The genomic DNA TCGGGACCGCTGACGTAGACCGCTCCCCTGCCACCGCTGACGTGCGCGTAGCCATGTCGCTGGTGAATGACCGGCGCTACGGCTGTGATATCGACGACCGGGATGCCGTTGGATTTGCTGTGAGCGACCATCCAGTTGTCCCAATTCCCACGCCCGATGGCAAACGCGGGAAGATCTTGAAAAAGGTCGGCGGTGAAGATGAAGTAGTCTTTGCAGACAACCGATGCCAGTTCGCCCTGCGTCTCACATTTCTGGAAACAATCGTCGAGCCAGCCAGCCGCGGGATGTTGCACTGCGGCGGGAACATCCAGCTCGGTTCGCTGCCCGATCGCCAGCCACGACGCGAGGTCGGAATCTTGCAACCGTCGCACCGAATGGGTGAAACGCTGGTCTAGCACGATATCTCCATTAACAAAGGCGCGGACGCTGCCGCGTGCGATGTCGGCTGCGACACGAAACACATCGTCCAGCAATGGAGTGCCAAGTTCATTGGTCGCGATGCACGGAAGGCACGTAAAGCGAGCGCGAAGATCGTCGGGGATCGAGGTGTCGGAGAACAGCAGGATCTCCACGTCCGGTCCCAGCATCTGCCAGCTGGCCAGCGCATTGCGTTGGTGCGTGTCGGCTTCGCCAACAAACGGCTTCAGCACCGTGAAGATCGTGACCAACGGACGGGCGTTAGCCTCCGCTTTCCTTAATCGGGCGCTTGGGCGTGCTGCCGAAAGTGTTGTTGGTGTCATTGGCTTTATCCTGCGGCCCACATCGAAGTCAATCGTCGGGAAGAGATCGTCGCTTGTTTGATCGCGGCAAGCACTTGCCGATTGAACCAATCCTTGAAGTTGGACCTGCTGGTATCGGGCCGCCACCCGCGCCAGGCAGTTTCATCCAGCCCCTCGTAAAAGACTTCGCTGCGAGGGTGATTGGAGTTGTGTTGCCAAGGCTTGAATTCTGTCGTGAAGTGCACGATCGCCGGATCGGTCCGCATCCGATCCCATTGGTTCACTTCGATTGGCGCGTGCCGTGCCGACGGATACTCAAACACATGCGCCCCCTGGTTCCAGCGCGGATCAAAGCGTCCCCAGTTGCCATGACAAGCCACGTTGAGCGCGTACTGATCCCAGCACCAAACGTACTTTTGATTATCGCGGAGCGTTTTCAGCAATCGCGTCGCCATCTCTTCCTTGCGCCACAGGTCAAGATTCAGAACCATCACGCCGCTATTGAAGTACTCGCTGGATCCGTCGAGCCCTAGTTCGCGGTAGTTCCGGATCGGAGAGAGCGACGCCATATAAGGATTGGCCATGCGATAGTTCGCACATCCAAGTCGCGCGTCGACATAGGGGCAAGCGACGTCGACGGTTGCCAGGCAGAAATTGGCTTCGATCGGCAACGCCCACAAGTGGCCAAGGTCCTCTTGGATGAACAGGTCCGAATCGAGATAGATCACCCGTCGCACATCGCTTGGCAACAGTTCGGCAGTCAGCAGCCGGAAGTAGGCGGTGTGTGAAATATGATGCGAGATCGTCAGGTCTGCGAAGATCGCGCGATCGGGCTGGATCACGTGGATATCGATCGGTTCGTCTGCGAGCGTCGCTTCGATCATCGACCAATTTGCGTCGTTGATCCCACCGGTGATGAAGAACAAACGAATCCGAGAACCTTTTGCCAAGTTGCGGCAGGCGCTCTTGAGCGTCACTGCCAACGGCATCGCATAGGCGTCGTCGGCCGCACAAACGACATCGATCGTCGCATCGGATCGATCGGCGGGCGGAGCGTGCTGCGCTGTCGCGGCGGTTGATTGTTGTGTGTTCACGAATCGTGCTCCGCATCGCCCCGTTCGGCCTTCGCAAACCAATCGATCACCTTCTGGCGTGCGCGAACCACCGGCCCAGCGACCGGATGCCGATGGATCGAATCAAAGATCGCGTGGGCCTGGCCCAGTTCATCGCGCAACCCATCGATCATCCGATGCAGCAGTTCCGTTTCACGCTCGGCATCCGCCAGTTGCGTTTGCAATTTTTGAAGGTCGTCGTTTTGGAAGACGCCACGCATCGGGTAGGCTGCTGGCAAACAGAGCGACGGCGGTGCAGCGTCCGCCGGCGGCAAGATCGCTTTGGGAAACCGAGGCGTCCGATCGCTGCGGACCGCGCTTTGCGCCTGACCCAGCATCGCCTGAATCAACTGGACCATCAAATCGCTGGCCGGGGATTGAAGCTGCAACGCGTCGTGTAGCACCGATTTTTGATAGTGCATGCGAGCTTCAGTTGGCCGAATCAATTGTTCTAGCGTTTGTGCGATCTGTTCCTTTGCGGTGATTCGCCAAGCGGCATCGGCATACAACGGGCTGTTGGTGTAATCGAGAATCGCCGTCGGCTTGCCCAACAGCATCGATTCCAATTGCGCCGTCGATGGCGTTGTGATCGTGGCGTCAACGCGATCGAGCACGTCGGCCAGATCGCTGTCGCTCTCCTGGTTCTCGACTCCGATCCGACGGTCCATTCCGCCTTTCAGCCGCCATGCGATTTCGATCCGTCGGCCATCGAGCCGATCGGTGTCGCGAACCGTGTCGCAAAGATCGGCTAGCGATTGAGCGATTTGTTGCCGCTGCGAATCGGTAAAGCCTGGGCATCTGGCCGTCATCACCAGGATTCGGAAGACGTTTGGATCGCGTGGGAGATTGCGAGTGGTGTCGCGTGCGGCGAGATCATCGAAGCGGGGAATCCCTACGATCTCGATCTTGTCAGCGTTCCCCCAAGACCATAGCACTCTCGCTTGCGCCGCCCCAATGCACGCGACTTTGTCCGACAGGACCGGACGCATCGTCCAAGGCGATGCTGGCTCATCCGCTCGGTTTTCCCAAGCGTTTCGCCATTCCAAGATGCCATCGATCGCATACAGCGTCGCGACACGGCGGCTTTGCAGCTGGCGGATTGCCGATCGAAACCGCTCGAAGTGCTCCGAAAAGAAGATCGCCAAATCGCCCGGTACCGCAAGCTTCAGGACTTCCTCGGCTGTGGCGATGCGAATCGGCAGTCGGCCCATCAGCGGTGCCGCGTGGTGCGCCACTTCGCTGTCGGTGCCAACATAAAAAACCGTTCCACTCGCCACCGCTCGCCCATCCTTGCGCCCACCACTTCGATTGTCGTTGCGATTCTGCCGCTGCAGAAATCGATCGCACCGGCACCTACTATCCCCGATGTTTCGCAAGGGTTCAAGCGGGACGGCCGCTGGCGAGACAAAGGTCGTGCTCGCGCAGCCACGCGACCAGGTCGCTGTAGACCGATTTCGCCGACAGTTCAGTCCGATCGAACTGCAACATCCGTTGCGACATCTCGCGCCGCATCGCCGCACTATCGACCAATCGCTGGCAGGCAGCGGAAAATTCCGCGGCGGTATCGGCAACCAACACTGCCTCTTTTGCTGCTTCGGAGAGCCCTTGAGTGCTGTGGGGATGGACCACCAGCGGCTTGCCAAACCGAAACGCTTCGATCGTCTTGATTTTGATGCCGCTTCCAAACCGGATCGGATTGATCACCACATCGACTTGGTCGTAAAAAGCGTCAAGCGGTTGCACCACTCCCAGACAGCGAACCTGCGGTGCCCCTGAATCCGTTGGGCCATCCATCTCGCTGCTCAGCGATCCGGCCACGAGCAATTCAACATTCTGCGCCGACAGGCCGTTATTCCAGACCTCGTCGATAAACCATCGCAGGCCATCGCGATTGGCGGCATTGCCAGATCCAATCATCCCGATCCGGACGGGGGCGTCCGGCAACCGCCGCGGCGGATCGATGACATCTGGCCTCGCGTGCCGATCGTGATCGTGACCGACTTGAACGACGTCGACCTCGGGCACCATCGCGCGAAGCGTCTTCGCTTCGTCGGCTTGGGCGGCGAGAATCAAATCGAACAGGCCAAGCGTCTGAGCCTCTTCGTCGCGAGTGATCTCGATCCAATGGTCGGCTCCGTACCGCGAGAAGCTCTGTTGCCTCTGGTGCAGCACGTCCTGCGTATCGACAACCGCCAGAAAAGGTCGCTGGCCGGACGGGAACGCTTCCAGCAGGTTGCCCCAGATAACGTAATTGCAGAGGACCAAATCGGGATGCAGGCGGGCGACCAGTTTTTGAAACTGCGCCGGCGCAGCTGGCCAGCGATAGGTTTGCAGCGTGGCCGGCGGCGACTTTGAAACACCGGCAGCTTGAGAAGCGGGACGCTTCGCTTTGCGACGTCGTCGACCGAACATGTTCGCGATCCTCTGAACTCGCTTTGCAAACCAAGAGCCATTCGGATCAAACGCAACGATCTGTAATCCGAGTTCGCGCGTCGCCAGGATGTCGCTATCGGTCAGCGGCACCATGTAGAAGCAGGTCGCGCGAAAACCTTGCGACTTCAGAAACTGCAGCAGTGCCCAAGATCGCTGCTGCGATCCATTCTCTCGCCGCCAGAACGGTTGATCGGTAACGAGTAACAGAGTATTCATTGAGCGATCATCATAGCCATTGCTTCCAACCGAATTGTCAGAACATCGATGCTGCGTTTTTTAAAGCCGAAGCCGCCGGAGCTGTTTTTCATCCGTGGGTACGCCAAATCAGGGACCAATTGGTTGTGCAATCTGATGAACCTGCATCCGCAGGTGCGGTGTTGTGGCGAGTTTCATTTCCCGACGCTATTTCGTGGACTGTTGGGGGAGCAGGAAGATCTCACGGCACTCCTGAAGAAGAATGAAAATCGTCCAATCTTGGAAGATCGCTTGCATCAGATGATCCGAGATCTCGTCGTCGACGTTTGCGGGCCTGCACGACTGTGCGGCGATCGCACGCCATGTCC from Rosistilla carotiformis includes the following:
- a CDS encoding glycosyltransferase family 8 protein, giving the protein MNTQQSTAATAQHAPPADRSDATIDVVCAADDAYAMPLAVTLKSACRNLAKGSRIRLFFITGGINDANWSMIEATLADEPIDIHVIQPDRAIFADLTISHHISHTAYFRLLTAELLPSDVRRVIYLDSDLFIQEDLGHLWALPIEANFCLATVDVACPYVDARLGCANYRMANPYMASLSPIRNYRELGLDGSSEYFNSGVMVLNLDLWRKEEMATRLLKTLRDNQKYVWCWDQYALNVACHGNWGRFDPRWNQGAHVFEYPSARHAPIEVNQWDRMRTDPAIVHFTTEFKPWQHNSNHPRSEVFYEGLDETAWRGWRPDTSRSNFKDWFNRQVLAAIKQATISSRRLTSMWAAG
- a CDS encoding glycosyltransferase, translating into MNTLLLVTDQPFWRRENGSQQRSWALLQFLKSQGFRATCFYMVPLTDSDILATRELGLQIVAFDPNGSWFAKRVQRIANMFGRRRRKAKRPASQAAGVSKSPPATLQTYRWPAAPAQFQKLVARLHPDLVLCNYVIWGNLLEAFPSGQRPFLAVVDTQDVLHQRQQSFSRYGADHWIEITRDEEAQTLGLFDLILAAQADEAKTLRAMVPEVDVVQVGHDHDRHARPDVIDPPRRLPDAPVRIGMIGSGNAANRDGLRWFIDEVWNNGLSAQNVELLVAGSLSSEMDGPTDSGAPQVRCLGVVQPLDAFYDQVDVVINPIRFGSGIKIKTIEAFRFGKPLVVHPHSTQGLSEAAKEAVLVADTAAEFSAACQRLVDSAAMRREMSQRMLQFDRTELSAKSVYSDLVAWLREHDLCLASGRPA